A genomic region of Pseudomonadota bacterium contains the following coding sequences:
- a CDS encoding sigma-70 family RNA polymerase sigma factor, with translation MGITGTEGVVGARWPLDEGSEASPSDDPAANAGQNDQARGEADSVGSETLMQAFASGDSAAFDQLYRRHGPGLFRFVYRHVGRQAQAEEIYQDTWLKVVDARRRYRPKAQFQTWLYRIAHHRIIDWYRKSRSLPLAAPEAVPDQPQTDEPTRRQVAQTLHRALLELPLEQRSTVLLHLERNLTLREIASICGCGRETVKSRMRYATARLRKALGGLYDEL, from the coding sequence TTGGGAATAACCGGAACCGAAGGCGTCGTAGGCGCGCGTTGGCCTTTGGACGAAGGCAGCGAGGCCTCGCCGAGCGACGACCCGGCTGCCAACGCCGGGCAAAACGACCAGGCCCGCGGTGAGGCGGACAGCGTCGGCAGCGAGACGCTCATGCAGGCGTTTGCGTCCGGCGACAGCGCGGCGTTCGATCAGCTTTATCGCCGCCACGGACCAGGGTTATTTCGTTTTGTCTATCGCCACGTGGGGCGTCAGGCGCAGGCAGAGGAAATCTACCAGGACACCTGGCTTAAAGTTGTAGATGCGCGCCGACGCTATCGGCCCAAGGCACAGTTTCAAACCTGGCTCTACCGGATCGCGCACCACCGGATCATCGACTGGTATCGCAAGTCACGGTCCTTGCCCCTGGCCGCACCGGAAGCGGTTCCAGATCAGCCACAGACAGACGAACCGACTCGCCGCCAGGTGGCTCAGACGCTCCATCGAGCGCTGCTGGAGCTACCGCTGGAACAGCGCAGCACTGTGTTGCTGCACCTGGAGCGAAACCTCACGCTCCGGGAAATTGCAAGCATCTGCGGCTGCGGCCGGGAGACCGTTAAAAGCCGGATGCGTTACGCCACCGCGCGCTTGCGAAAAGCGCTGGGAGGACTTTATGACGAACTTTGA
- the xseA gene encoding exodeoxyribonuclease VII large subunit, producing MSTNDLFSERQIYTPSGLNRQIRSLLEGEFGLIWLEGEISNLSTPASGHAYFTLKDASAQVRCALFRNRRAGVKLAAGMHIVVRARVSLYEARGEYQLIVESVELAGEGLLRAQFEALKKRLAAEGLFDPAKKRSLPTFPKHLAVVTSPTGAALRDVLSVLERRFPAVRVTVCGSLVQGESAPSALIKALRDAAALVPDVVLMTRGGGSLEDLWAFNDEALARAIAACPVPVVSAVGHEVDFSIADFVADARAATPSAAAELLVPDSAELKRRVEQLTRLLLRRFQSNQAQRQLRLGELADRLGRAQPAARIHRRRERLSELLRRLGQQQQGQLRRYRERIGSLTHRLMQRNPTVAVASDRQHLERLVRRLSQAMSRRLELSARQLDTASRGLQAVSPVAVLNRGYSVTYDSEGAVIRSSTGLKPGQALITRLAEGEVGSTVTEVKREDGQSS from the coding sequence GTGTCCACCAACGACCTGTTCAGCGAACGACAGATCTATACACCCAGCGGCCTCAATCGCCAGATCCGGAGCCTGCTCGAGGGAGAGTTCGGACTGATCTGGCTCGAAGGCGAAATCTCCAACCTGTCGACGCCCGCCTCCGGTCACGCTTACTTCACCCTGAAGGACGCCAGCGCCCAGGTGCGTTGCGCGCTGTTCCGCAATCGGCGAGCCGGCGTGAAGCTCGCGGCGGGCATGCATATTGTGGTGCGGGCACGGGTCAGCCTCTACGAAGCGCGGGGCGAATATCAGCTGATCGTCGAGTCCGTTGAGCTCGCGGGTGAGGGGCTGCTGAGGGCCCAGTTTGAGGCGCTTAAGAAGCGGCTGGCTGCGGAGGGGCTCTTTGATCCGGCCAAAAAGCGTTCCCTGCCGACGTTTCCGAAGCACCTTGCGGTGGTCACGTCACCGACCGGCGCCGCCCTGCGGGACGTGCTGAGCGTGCTCGAACGACGGTTTCCCGCGGTGCGCGTGACGGTCTGCGGGAGTCTGGTTCAGGGCGAGTCCGCGCCGTCGGCGCTCATCAAGGCACTCCGAGACGCAGCCGCGCTGGTTCCCGACGTGGTATTGATGACCCGCGGCGGCGGATCGCTGGAAGACCTCTGGGCCTTCAACGACGAGGCCCTGGCGAGGGCCATCGCCGCGTGTCCCGTGCCCGTGGTCAGCGCGGTGGGGCACGAGGTGGATTTTTCCATCGCCGACTTTGTCGCTGACGCGCGCGCGGCCACGCCCTCTGCCGCCGCGGAACTGCTCGTTCCCGACAGCGCTGAGCTCAAGCGACGCGTCGAGCAGCTGACCCGGCTGCTCCTTCGTCGTTTTCAGTCAAACCAGGCGCAGCGCCAGCTGAGGCTGGGAGAACTGGCTGATCGGCTCGGCCGAGCGCAGCCAGCCGCCAGGATCCACCGGCGACGGGAGCGTCTCAGCGAGCTCTTGCGGCGGCTGGGACAGCAGCAGCAAGGTCAGCTTCGACGCTATCGGGAGCGGATTGGGTCCCTTACCCACCGACTGATGCAGCGGAATCCGACAGTTGCCGTGGCCAGCGATCGCCAGCACCTTGAACGCCTGGTTCGGAGGCTCAGCCAGGCCATGAGCCGCCGGCTTGAGCTGAGCGCCAGGCAACTCGATACCGCCAGCCGCGGCCTGCAAGCGGTCAGCCCCGTGGCGGTGCTCAACCGCGGCTATTCGGTAACCTACGACAGCGAGGGCGCGGTGATCCGTTCCAGCACTGGGCTGAAGCCCGGCCAAGCCCTCATCACCCGCCTGGCCGAGGGCGAGGTGGGTTCGACGGTGACCGAGGTGAAGCGGGAAGACGGGCAAAGCTCATGA
- the guaB gene encoding IMP dehydrogenase encodes MRIKQDALTFDDVSLIPAYSNVLPSEVDLTTRFTREIALKVPLVSSAMDTVTEARLAITIAQEGGIGVIHKNMTPQEQARQVRQVKKFEAGVIRDPITVGPYTTIREVLELTNARNISGVPVVDEEGLVGIVTSRDMRFERKLDDPVRNIMTRRDDLVTVSEDYESDEVLQLLHKNRIEKVLVVNDAFELRGLITVKDMQKSKEHPDSCKDEHERLRVAAAVGVGGDTEQRVAMLTESNVDVIVVDTAHGHSEGVLARVRWIKEQYPDVQIVGGNITTAEGALALVEAGADAVKVGVGPGSICTTRVVAGVGVPQVSAVMNVAEALKEHNVPLIADGGVRYSGDLAKAVAAGAHSVMIGGLFAGTEEAPGEVELYQGRSYKSYRGMGSIGAMQRGSSDRYFQDEVTEDKLVPEGIEGRVPYKGPLRAVLHQLAGGLRSSMGYCGCATLDDMRQNSEFVRVTNAGVQESHAHDVTITKEPPNYRPQR; translated from the coding sequence ATGCGAATCAAACAAGACGCGCTCACCTTCGATGACGTGTCCCTGATCCCTGCTTACTCCAACGTTTTGCCGTCCGAGGTGGATCTCACCACGCGCTTCACCCGGGAAATCGCCCTGAAAGTCCCGCTCGTGTCATCAGCGATGGACACGGTCACCGAAGCTCGCCTCGCAATCACCATTGCCCAGGAAGGCGGGATCGGTGTGATTCACAAGAATATGACCCCGCAGGAGCAGGCGCGCCAGGTTCGGCAGGTGAAGAAATTTGAGGCGGGGGTGATTCGGGACCCGATTACGGTCGGCCCCTATACCACCATCCGGGAGGTACTTGAGCTCACCAACGCACGAAACATCTCCGGCGTGCCTGTGGTGGACGAGGAAGGCCTGGTCGGGATCGTCACCAGCCGAGACATGCGCTTTGAGCGCAAGCTCGACGACCCGGTCCGAAACATCATGACCCGCCGCGACGACCTGGTGACCGTATCGGAAGACTACGAGTCTGACGAAGTACTCCAGCTGCTGCACAAAAACCGCATTGAAAAGGTGCTGGTGGTGAACGATGCCTTTGAGCTGCGCGGCCTGATCACCGTCAAGGACATGCAGAAATCCAAAGAGCATCCCGACTCCTGCAAAGACGAACACGAGCGCTTGCGCGTTGCGGCGGCAGTAGGCGTGGGCGGCGACACCGAACAGCGCGTGGCCATGTTGACCGAATCCAACGTCGACGTGATTGTCGTCGATACGGCCCACGGTCACAGTGAGGGAGTCTTGGCCCGGGTGCGCTGGATCAAAGAGCAGTATCCGGATGTGCAGATCGTGGGCGGCAACATCACCACGGCCGAGGGCGCCCTGGCGCTGGTCGAGGCCGGTGCTGACGCGGTCAAGGTCGGCGTTGGGCCTGGGTCGATCTGCACCACGCGGGTAGTGGCGGGCGTGGGTGTGCCGCAGGTGTCGGCGGTGATGAACGTCGCTGAGGCGCTCAAAGAGCACAACGTGCCGCTGATCGCTGACGGTGGCGTACGCTACTCCGGTGACCTGGCCAAAGCGGTGGCGGCCGGCGCCCACAGCGTGATGATCGGCGGGCTGTTTGCCGGGACCGAAGAGGCGCCCGGCGAGGTTGAGCTGTACCAGGGCCGTTCCTACAAAAGCTACCGCGGCATGGGATCCATCGGCGCGATGCAGCGCGGCTCCTCCGACCGGTATTTCCAGGATGAGGTCACCGAAGACAAGCTGGTGCCGGAGGGCATCGAGGGCAGGGTGCCGTACAAAGGCCCGCTGCGAGCGGTGCTGCATCAGCTCGCGGGTGGTTTGCGTTCCAGCATGGGCTACTGCGGCTGCGCGACGCTGGACGACATGCGGCAGAACTCGGAATTTGTTCGGGTCACCAACGCCGGCGTCCAGGAGTCGCACGCGCACGACGTGACGATCACCAAAGAGCCGCCCAACTATCGACCGCAGCGCTGA
- the guaA gene encoding glutamine-hydrolyzing GMP synthase has product MTDIHDHRLLVLDFGAQYTQLIARRIREIGVYCEIFPWDAPEALITGLKPSGVVLSGGPESVHGDSTPQLPECVVELGVPILGICYGMQALAAYFGGTVEAADRREFGYASVEPVGKSPLLDGLSDRESDQPRELDVWMSHGDHVVVVPEGFECVARTASAPIAAMQDLDRKIFALQWHPEVTHTRQGEAMLRHFVLDVCRCEPLWTPASIVESTIADVREKVGSDQVLLGLSGGVDSSVVAALLHEAIGEQLTCIFVDTGLLRLNEGDQVMATMAANMGVKVLRVDACEQFFGALAGVTDPEQKRKIIGRKFIEIFDAEAARLDGVRWLAQGTIYPDVIESAGAATGKAHVIKSHHNVGGLPEDMALELVEPLRELFKDEVRKIGLELGLPREMVFRHPFPGPGLGVRILGEVKEEFADLLARADDVFIECLHEAGLYDDVSQAFAVFLPVKSVGVVGDGRAYEYVIALRAVETVDFMTARWARLPYDFLEHVSRRIINEISGISRVVYDISGKPPATIEWE; this is encoded by the coding sequence ATGACAGATATCCATGATCACCGTCTGCTGGTGCTCGACTTCGGTGCCCAGTACACGCAGCTGATCGCGCGCCGGATTCGGGAAATCGGCGTCTATTGCGAGATTTTTCCCTGGGATGCGCCGGAGGCGCTGATCACCGGCCTCAAGCCGAGCGGCGTGGTGCTGTCGGGTGGGCCGGAGTCGGTTCACGGTGACAGCACGCCGCAGCTCCCGGAGTGTGTGGTGGAGCTCGGCGTCCCGATCCTGGGCATCTGCTACGGCATGCAGGCGTTGGCGGCCTACTTTGGCGGCACCGTCGAGGCGGCGGACCGGCGGGAGTTTGGCTATGCGTCGGTGGAGCCCGTCGGGAAAAGCCCGCTGCTGGACGGCCTGAGCGATCGGGAGTCCGATCAGCCCAGGGAGCTCGACGTCTGGATGAGCCACGGCGACCACGTGGTGGTTGTGCCGGAGGGCTTTGAGTGCGTCGCGCGCACCGCTTCTGCCCCTATTGCGGCCATGCAGGATTTGGATCGAAAAATCTTTGCGCTGCAGTGGCATCCGGAGGTCACCCATACCCGCCAGGGCGAGGCGATGCTTCGCCATTTTGTCCTGGATGTCTGCCGCTGCGAACCGCTGTGGACGCCGGCGTCGATCGTTGAGAGCACGATTGCGGACGTGCGGGAGAAAGTTGGCTCCGATCAGGTGCTGCTCGGACTCTCCGGCGGTGTCGATTCGTCGGTGGTCGCCGCGCTGCTGCACGAAGCGATCGGCGAGCAGCTGACCTGCATTTTCGTGGACACCGGCCTGCTGCGGCTTAACGAAGGTGATCAGGTGATGGCGACCATGGCGGCGAATATGGGCGTCAAGGTGCTCAGGGTCGATGCGTGTGAGCAGTTCTTCGGCGCGCTGGCCGGCGTGACTGACCCCGAGCAGAAGCGCAAAATCATCGGTCGGAAGTTCATCGAGATTTTTGACGCAGAGGCCGCCCGGCTCGATGGCGTACGCTGGCTCGCTCAGGGCACCATCTACCCGGACGTGATCGAATCGGCCGGTGCAGCAACCGGTAAAGCCCACGTCATCAAATCCCATCACAACGTGGGCGGGCTGCCGGAGGATATGGCGCTGGAGCTGGTTGAACCGCTGCGCGAGCTGTTCAAAGACGAGGTGCGGAAAATTGGGCTCGAGCTCGGTCTTCCTCGCGAGATGGTATTCCGCCATCCGTTTCCGGGGCCCGGTTTGGGTGTTCGCATTCTTGGTGAGGTCAAGGAAGAGTTCGCGGACCTTCTGGCTCGTGCGGACGATGTGTTTATCGAGTGCCTCCACGAGGCCGGGCTTTACGACGACGTAAGCCAAGCTTTCGCGGTGTTCCTGCCGGTCAAATCGGTTGGCGTGGTTGGCGACGGCCGCGCCTACGAGTACGTCATCGCGCTCCGAGCGGTCGAGACGGTGGACTTTATGACGGCCCGCTGGGCACGTTTGCCTTACGATTTCCTCGAGCACGTGTCCCGGCGCATCATCAACGAGATCAGCGGCATTTCCCGCGTGGTCTATGACATTTCCGGCAAACCCCCCGCCACCATCGAATGGGAATAG
- the tadA gene encoding tRNA adenosine(34) deaminase TadA has translation MGIAADEALMARALRLAKDAERLGEVPVGCVIVRDGEVVAEAHNAPISVHDPTGHAEIRALRRAGAAVSNYRLPECDLYVTLEPCAMCTGAMIHARIRRLVFGAPDPRTGAAGSAIDLTDGSYGNHRLDVTSGVLADESSAMLRAFFRARR, from the coding sequence ATGGGAATAGCCGCCGACGAGGCGCTCATGGCCCGAGCGCTGCGTCTGGCCAAGGATGCGGAGCGTCTGGGAGAGGTGCCGGTCGGCTGTGTGATTGTGCGGGACGGAGAGGTGGTCGCTGAGGCCCACAACGCGCCGATCAGCGTTCATGATCCGACGGGCCACGCCGAAATTCGAGCGCTTCGCAGGGCGGGTGCAGCGGTGTCGAACTACCGGTTACCGGAGTGTGACCTTTACGTCACGCTGGAACCGTGTGCGATGTGCACCGGAGCCATGATTCATGCGCGGATTCGCCGGCTGGTCTTCGGCGCCCCGGACCCGCGCACCGGTGCCGCGGGTTCAGCGATTGATCTGACCGATGGCAGCTATGGCAATCACCGGCTCGACGTCACCAGCGGCGTGCTGGCTGACGAATCCTCTGCGATGTTAAGGGCGTTCTTTCGAGCGCGACGCTAG
- a CDS encoding ATP-binding protein, whose product MSDPRPTLKEIFLGKKASRDVLIPANFGTGGEQQTIDIAKGLVANAPMPGPFAGMINETAANQDFSHDTKDFGTLTWDSQRNEITLDAVLCQIAGIDSPMMGARLKDFLALVSDSTRDQLADGLRRSLQTGRDLECTCYLGTDPQTATEVRILGKTLPDAQGRPASVVCAVQPRVPLGRPKVRNDTPLAKTCHDLRTPLNAIRGYSQMMQKDPLTERQRECLTKVETQCHAMLSTIDSELGETSEATPEGTGFSAFELISDVAEMFNATGLPDSVSLSWKMQDNNCMVHTDRVKLRRILVNLVDNAIKHTQAGEILITGELGTDEQLSLSVTDTGCGIPAEVMPRVFEPFFRLEQVGGQVGAGLGLAICRDLTQQLEGSIEAESEPGQGSCFTVKVPVSVTENRRRRDTQGRTPSLLLVGDNSFHNRCISDTLAHQGQPVSRIENLSKASDNLDAQLVMLDCSDNPDAVSMVSEVRSRLPTSAIVTICDSLDGVSADQLLSAGADTLLIKPFMARELTATIDSALKQAQHRTPPREVRIPANVAKSLGEAAERADVDGLENLIGELETIDQALAGDLKEMTRKFDYDGLMDTVSGKRRD is encoded by the coding sequence ATGAGCGATCCACGGCCCACACTGAAAGAAATCTTCCTCGGCAAGAAGGCCTCCCGGGATGTGCTGATACCGGCTAACTTCGGCACCGGCGGCGAACAGCAAACCATCGATATCGCCAAGGGTTTAGTCGCCAACGCCCCCATGCCCGGCCCTTTTGCCGGCATGATCAATGAAACGGCCGCCAATCAGGATTTCTCACACGACACCAAAGACTTTGGAACGCTCACCTGGGATTCGCAGCGGAACGAAATCACGCTCGATGCCGTGCTGTGTCAGATCGCGGGCATCGACTCCCCGATGATGGGGGCGCGCCTCAAAGACTTTCTGGCGCTCGTGTCCGACAGCACCCGGGATCAGCTCGCGGACGGACTGCGCCGCAGTCTGCAAACCGGCCGCGACCTCGAATGCACCTGCTATCTCGGCACTGACCCGCAGACCGCCACGGAGGTTCGCATCCTCGGCAAGACGCTGCCGGACGCACAAGGGCGACCGGCGTCCGTGGTGTGCGCCGTGCAGCCGAGGGTGCCCTTAGGGCGGCCGAAGGTTCGTAACGATACGCCGCTGGCGAAAACCTGCCACGATCTGCGAACGCCGCTGAACGCAATCCGCGGCTATTCGCAGATGATGCAGAAGGACCCTTTGACCGAACGGCAGCGCGAATGCCTGACCAAGGTCGAAACGCAATGTCATGCCATGTTGTCCACCATCGACAGCGAGTTGGGAGAAACCAGCGAAGCTACGCCGGAGGGAACGGGTTTCTCAGCGTTTGAGCTGATCAGCGACGTTGCGGAGATGTTTAACGCCACCGGCCTGCCCGATAGCGTGTCATTAAGCTGGAAGATGCAGGACAACAACTGCATGGTGCATACCGATCGCGTCAAGCTGCGCCGGATCCTGGTGAACCTGGTCGACAACGCTATCAAGCACACGCAGGCCGGTGAGATTTTGATTACCGGTGAACTCGGTACGGACGAGCAGCTCTCCCTGAGCGTTACCGATACCGGCTGCGGAATCCCGGCTGAAGTGATGCCGCGCGTCTTTGAACCGTTCTTCCGGCTCGAGCAGGTTGGCGGACAGGTGGGCGCAGGCCTCGGGCTGGCAATCTGCCGCGACCTCACCCAGCAGCTTGAGGGGTCAATCGAAGCGGAGAGCGAACCCGGTCAGGGAAGCTGCTTCACGGTGAAGGTTCCGGTTTCCGTGACCGAAAATCGGCGTCGTCGAGATACCCAGGGCCGAACTCCGTCCCTGCTCCTCGTCGGCGACAACAGTTTTCATAACCGATGCATCAGCGACACGCTCGCTCATCAGGGACAGCCCGTAAGCCGGATCGAAAATCTGAGCAAAGCCAGCGACAACCTGGATGCCCAGCTGGTGATGCTCGACTGCAGCGACAATCCCGACGCCGTATCGATGGTCAGCGAAGTACGCTCGCGGCTCCCAACCAGCGCCATCGTGACCATCTGCGACTCGCTCGATGGGGTCAGCGCCGATCAGCTGTTGAGCGCGGGGGCCGACACGCTGCTGATCAAGCCCTTTATGGCGCGAGAGCTCACGGCCACCATCGACAGCGCGTTGAAGCAGGCCCAGCACCGAACGCCGCCGCGCGAGGTCAGAATTCCGGCCAACGTGGCAAAGTCGCTGGGCGAAGCCGCCGAGCGTGCCGACGTCGACGGCCTGGAAAACCTGATCGGCGAGCTGGAGACCATCGACCAAGCGCTCGCCGGCGACCTCAAGGAAATGACCCGCAAGTTCGACTACGACGGGCTGATGGACACGGTTTCCGGCAAGCGCCGGGACTAA